In the Platichthys flesus chromosome 14, fPlaFle2.1, whole genome shotgun sequence genome, ATTGCAGTATCTCTTAAGGTGCCTGGTATTAAATCAATAACACACAACTAAACTACAGATTTAAGAGACACATTTTCAGTAGCTAGTTTAGTTTGGAATGGACATGGTTTGTTCTATGTTGTCTATAAAACCTTTTATTTGTCAGTTTTTAAATTTAGCTTTTGTACACATGGTTAACTCAGGTTGAAAAAATAATAGGCCACCTTATTAGCAATCATGAGTCGTGACATATAGTTTCAGAGGAGAGCTGCGATTGCTCTTATTGAACCTTTTGCATAAATTCAGTATTTTCACGCTGTTCAACATAAATTTGAATAAAGTACATGGAGGTCGACATAACAGACCATTCAGGTGGTGTTGGAATAATCGGAAAAACGAGTTGTTGACTgggaaaaatggaaataaatgtcacatggtacactttgtttttttttgcaaactaGATGAGTTTTACCATCTATCATAAGTAACTTACATCAGACTATTTGGTCTATACCAGTGgatcccaaactttttacagtcccgTACCCCGTCATACATTTGATCTTCAGCTAAATACCCCCCGCAGAACGTGCGCAGGGACACGAAAGATGGTGAGCTATGCAAAACTCACATCAACTATTTTCCGCGTACCCCGAACCACtttgcgtacccctgggggtacacgtaccccagtttgggaaccaaTGGTCTATAAAAACgcatttataaatattattcatACTTCTGTCACACCTGGATCATTTTTATTTGctcttttttattatgtttataattTTAAGAgttgtttgaaatatttaaaaagataaatatgtCACATTTGGTTTATGAGCTTCCTTTTGTCCCCTCATTCCCCCCACGTCAATACACCGAAGAAACAAAAGAGCACGTGAACGCAGCACCAAGGACTCGCGTTGTGTTCGCTGAATATGACGTCACAACCGCCCTGTGCTCGAGGATTGGTCTGTTACATAATCATATTCAGCCAATCATCGCTCCGCCCTCTCCTCTGTCGACACACATCCGCCATAGCCCATCCTATTGGAAACGTGGAAACAAGGAGTTTACCCGCCCCCGAAGATCCGAACAACAAAGATGGAGTCGTGAGTTACTTGCGTTAAACCACCGAGGAACGTCTAGTTTTAGCCTTTGTATCATCAGCTTTACACGACGGGAACTTTCTGACTGACTGAAGCAACATGATGAAACCAGTTCACACTGCTTAGCATATATCCAGTGGCCGTCGCTAGAAGCTGTCGAGCGGGGTAAACAAACTGGCCGCGACAACAACATCAAGCTCCAGCAACTAGCATCTAGCAGCTAACAGACTAGCATCTGTTCGGTTTCACTGTGACTGAGCTGGTCATCAGACGAAATGGAGAAGGTGGGTGGATACATCGTACTATCTTTAATAGTTGTGTAAAATACCTGTTCCCTACGGGGCGACGGACATGACACAGTACAAGTCGGTACCAATAAGATGTCTTGCTAAATGAGAGGAGTAAGGTTTGTTTTATGGCAGCTCGTATTCAATGGCTCTGCTGTGTTCTGTCCACAGGGGGACTTTCTGAAGGGACTGCCGGTCTACAACAAGAGCAACTTCAGCAGGTTCCATGCGGACTCAGTATGCAAAGCATCGGTAAGTGATCCCGTCTGTCGTCCACCAACGATTACATCAAGATTAAACCAGGCCACTTCAAGGTGGAACTTAGTCGAGGCAGATGAGTTTATATAGCAAATAACATATAGAATATCTTGACCAAAATGTATTTGCATCATGGCAAAGGACACAAGCATCGGTGAACAGATGAGATGTATAATCTTGAAAATagtgaaaaagagaaagtaaattAGCTTTAGTGCCAGTGATAGTTGGGTGGACCTGATATCAAATGGGAGAATGCTCCAGAGATTGTGGGCAGCAAGAAGATGACACAAGTCACATGGGGGTAGAGATTGGTGATGTCACTAGCAGTAACAACAATCAGAGCTTtgtaaacaaaaagtaaaattttcaaatcaattctatatttaactggaagccagtgtagttTTGCCAGAGTAAGAGTGATATGTTGCCTGTTTAATATCaagcagctgcagtttgaacCAATTGTAACTGGGACAGGATGGAGTTTGGCAGCCCCATATAAAGGGATTTGCAGTAGTTTAGCTGAGAGGTGACAAAAGACTGCATTACCTATTCTAGGACTATAGCAGAACTACGTTTTAATTTGGCTTGGGTCTCAAATTCAACCATGTCTGGTCCCATGGTACGTATCCCTTAGTATGTGTGGAGTACATTAACATGCTAATGTAGACCTTCATACTCTTTCAGAACCGTCGACCATCTGTGTATCTACCAACACGAGAATATCCATCGGAGCAGAGTAAGTACATTGAGTGAGAGGATGTTCCCTGAGCAGGAGGAACtataaatgtcaataaaatgCCTATTATTGGTTATGTGTAGTTATTTCTGAGCTAAGCAAGATTctccaaaaacacaacaatgtgtttgtttatttatttcatcaattGCAGTTTTCAATTCGAGGAAATCATCTTTACTTCTCAGTTGATGTTTACGCTCTGTGAGAGTAGCTGATTTCAAAACACTTGTGCACCTTGTAACTGTGTCTTTCATAATCTAATAAGTTTCTGTGTGGTTTGTCGTCAGTCATCGTCACAGAGAAGACAAACATCTTGTTGCGATATCTTCATCAACAGTGGGACAAAAAGGTAAAGATGCGTATTATCCCTGTCAGTAGATATCATGTTTATTAGCGTTACTCGTTTGCTAATTGTCTTCTTTCTTCCCTTGCGTTATCAGATTGCAGcaaaaaagcgagagcaggaaCCCACAGACGGGGACAACGCGGCACCGCCGAGAAAAATTGCCAGAACTGACAGTCGAGAGCTGAGCGAGGATTCATAAAGCAACATGCTGCCCGTGTTCACCCAGCAGAGACTGACCCACTGAAATGCACAGAttcaggatgtgtgtttgtcGACCCAGGCCTGGACACTGATGCACAGAAGGATCAATACATTTCAAACAACAGTAACCCCAATGTTCAATTCAAATTCAGACAGATTTCCTTGCTACTTCCTTTACTTCCAAGAAGCTATGCCTCAGACTTTACTCTTTGTAgtttagaaaaataacatacatCTACCTCCTTATACCTCAACTCTTCTGGTTTTCAGTCACTCACGCTCACAGTTTTCTTCTCAATATGCAGGGAGGGAAGTCATCGCTCCTCTGCAGCCATATAAGGCTTTGATGTTGACGTCATTCGTACCATCTCTGAGATATGCATATCTTAAGTTAAGTCTGTTTATGGGATTAGTGGCATGTCATCCTTTTTAGGTCTTactccaatatatatatattttttcagttttaaatttaaaatcttaTTTTAGCTCATCCTTTACGTGATCACTGTCAGCACAGTGAAATTAAAACTGCACTGTGGTCCTTGCTTAGATTGATTATTCAGGGTTTTGTTATTGAAGAAGAAAAGTGTTTAAAAGAGATGCGTCTATTTTTTTCCGGACAAGTAATCGTCTGTTGCCTTAATTGGAAAtaagtgtgttttcactgtttttttttttgtaattgtcCCTTTTGTCAACTTTGCTTCAGGAAGAAATTAACCACTGCTGAACACAGTGGATATTAGTATCAGTGAGGACACATTAAAGCCAACACGTTCATACTAGATGACGTAAACTAAAATTTCTTTGTATTCTTTAGCCGCTTTCTAAGTTCAATgttcaatatttgtttaattgcacGATCGGCACAATATTTATGAAAGGGGTCATTTGTTGAGGGCAAAGTAAACATTCTGTCAGCTGCTCGTAAAGATGTTGCATTACGCTCCACACGTTTTGTACATTTGTAATGTGTGAATATCGTGATTGTTCTGACCCTTTTTATCAGGTAATAAGACAACTTAATTCTCTATCTTCCCCAGGTCAGCCCCGTTGTATTTTCACTTCGTTTAGCCAAAGAACAAACGGAAGCATTTGACCTAATTAGCTTTGCACCTTTTTTGCAAATGTATACAAACAATCTGTTGCTAATTGTATTAACCACATTGTCAATGTCTGGCACATCTTACCATCTCTTcatgtacatttttacatgttACAGTCGTTCAGCTGTTCAAAGGTTTACATAGCATGTGTTTTAACTTTGCTGCTTCTTTAATTTTCTCGAGTAAGACATAAAACTAGAGACATGCAGTGATTTAATTCCCCCGTCTCTTCATagaaagtgtgtttatttgacttttgtGATAAGATTTGTATCACATCACCTGATAAAGTtctgaatgtgtttattgttaaacgCTTTGCTTTCAGTTTATTGTATAAATGTGTTGTTGATTTCAGATCTTGTTCTGGCATGTGTACTCTGTAATACACAGTCAAGTCTAAAACTCAGTAAATCTAAAAAAATTTAGGGGAGGCGAAGAAGATCTCATCCTTCCTATAAAATGAATGAAGCTGCTTCATCTTATCGAATGAAAACGAATTTGAAACTGCAAGTACTGCAGCTTGGTCCCACACCAGCCACCGACCGGTGCAGTTTCAGTCAATTTATTTCTAGACTTTTATGAGGTCACTGTgtcctttgacctttaaccacaAAAATCAAATCTTCAATCCATGTAACAATTGGTCAAGATATGAAGAAATGTGAGCCAACATAAAAGTATCTATGACATGAAAATATCTCCATGAGGCAAAGGGGTTttatgaggtcacagtgacctttgacctaaaCATTTCCACATTCTTGTTCTATAGTTTAAGTAAATGTTAGTACCTAAAGTAATTAATAACAATCACAAGACtgtcaccttgacctttgagcTCCACTATCTAACAGTTCATCCGTGAGTCGAGTGTGAACAGTTGCAccaatttgaagaaattccttaaaagtgaaaaaatggGGCAGACAGACACCCTAAAACAGAATTCCTCTGGCGACTGGATGTCGCCGACACAGATACAAAATTATCTCCATAGGAGTCGGTTTCAAACAAAAGGAGTTTGATTTCATAGGTTACAATTCTCCAGGGAAATTCATATTCAGTAAACCCTGCAACAAATCAACCCAGTAACACGCTCTATCATCCAGTGGTGTTTATGAACAAAATCAGGTGATGCATCGTCATTTGATGGACGTTTATTCAAGTGAGATTTGTTTTGCATCTTAGAAGTACATTCGCTAATTTATGTAGTAAAATAATTCATAGAAAATCAAAGTTAAGAAAAatagaatatttttttcatgGTCACAGTGAATATAATCGGACCTATTGCGGAGGAATAGAATGGCTTCGAAAGTGCACAACTCAAAAACACATGGTGGACACGCAATGCATGCACACGACGTAACATGCATTCAAATACAGGCATCGGAAGGAGACGGACGTGGAATGGGAAGCTGCTGTTCGTGTCCTTCTGACAAAACGAGGTCATCGACGATAAAGTTCTTTATATGTTTCAATTTCGATTTTTAAAAAGATCCTGGACAGCAACAAGATCTGTTCTGGCGCTGTTGGAAAACCAGGCAGTCATGCAGTATTTCAACTGTTACGTCAAGAGGGTTCTCAATCCTCCATTCAAACACTTACTGTACATAGTTAATGTGGAAGCTAGATAATCAAGTGTTAGTGTTGTACTTTGTGCGGAGTAAGTTGCATCAAGAGTGGAAATCTAACGCTCACTGACTTTACATGTGGTCCGTGTGAGAGACATGTTCTCCTACAGTACCGTGAATGTCGCCTGAATATTTGTACATTGCTCTCGGTTAGTAATGTTACATTAGCACGGCTGAAAGTTCATAAGCTTTTCGAGCCAGAGTTTTCTAAATCAGTCTGTTGTCTGATTGAGTCTCCTTTATCGGACTCGCTAGAGGCTAGTTCCTCCAGCGACGTGTTTAAGTCATACTTGTTGGGCTGACTGGCTGCAGCCTGGGTCACTGGTTGTGTCCCGTTGGCACACACAATGGTACCCTCTGATTTGCTGAAACTGAACAGCTTCCCAGGACTGAATGTCCTGTTGGGGGACTGTGACCTCTCCTGGCCACTAGGGAGAACTGAAGAGGTGACTGTTGAGCCtggtgctgctcctgctgccacCGCTGGCTCCTTTTTCATCTCGGGCGACTTCAGGAACTTCAGAAATCCAGGCAGCTTGGCCTCACCTCCAGTCGGGGACTGAGCCGGTGAGCGTGAGGTGCCAGAGGAGAACTTCCCCTGGAGAGGGATGATCTGTTTCAGCTTCATCACATTGTTGTTTCCCAGAAGAGAGCTGGGTCTCTTGGGCTTGTCCCCCGACTTGGCCCCCGACGATTTGTCGTGGTGATGCTGGTGCTGGCTTTCGGCCTTGTGGTACTCGCTCTCCTGACGGGCCTCTGCCTGCAGCTCGGCCTGACGCTGAagatcctcctcctcacgcCGGCGTCTGAGCTGCTGTTGGAAGTGTTGCTGGGCCTGCAGCTCATGTTTCTAAAAGGGGGGAGGGCACGTTAAACAGAAGATACGGAGGCGGAGATAGAATGGGTTATAGTAAGAAAGACACCTTGAAATAGAGAAAGATGAGGGAGATAAAGAAAAGCATGAATACATGTGTGGTGAACAGAGCACACAGCTGGAGTAGAAATCCACCCCCTCAGTTCAGAAGTCAGAGTTCAGACCAGAAAACTGTTTGGTTGTTGTTCACACTAAAAATGCTGACATTTGGTCCTAACTGTTAACTGCAGACTCTGTCATTTACACGtcaaaaagtgaaaaacaagaaTCTTCCATCGTTTTAGACCAACACAGTCATTTTGACATCAGTGGTTCAGTGAGTATGCTGTTTTATTCAGGgcacattttcaaaaacactAACGTTTACCTACAAAGGTTGGTGCACAACCCACACGCACTAGGCCTATTAGACTCTGGATTATCTTCACACTTTCTCCAACTGGAGAAttcgatgtgagaacacagcaggagatcccccCGGTGGACTCACCCCTCATCAAAGCTATGTCTTTCAGGACGTAAAGAGGATTGCAAcaaataagattaaaaaaaaatctgaaacgAATTACTAACCCTATATCTAAGTTAATGAATACAACCCCTTTACTCCCCATGCTTGGTGCAGCAACCTTTTTGCAGCCATTACTGGATTGGAACACATGCTTAACACACTTAGATTTTTAAAGGCCCCCTCCAGTAGCTTATTAAACAACCTAAAACTCTTCTTTGAGttacacattaaaaataaaaaacaaaaaatcccgTAATGGctttaaaatgacttaaatgtaaTGCTACACATTTCCTGACTTAGATCTATGAATATGCTACTATGGTCTCGCCCCTGTTCCCCACCCTCACAGCTCCAACTGCAGCCGAGGAGCTTTTTCCAGGTACTGAGCCCAACCCACATGTCTACAGTATTGGTTGCTTAGGTTTGTGTCAAGTCTGGGCTGTTTAGCTCaaaatctgtcttttttatGTAAAAGGCCCAAGGCGGACATGCTCACATGTTTATAAAGATGATTTTCTTCAGAAGAGGTCTTTAAAATAGAGCAGAGGGCCACT is a window encoding:
- the LOC133968643 gene encoding DET1- and DDB1-associated protein 1-like — protein: MEKGDFLKGLPVYNKSNFSRFHADSVCKASNRRPSVYLPTREYPSEQIIVTEKTNILLRYLHQQWDKKIAAKKREQEPTDGDNAAPPRKIARTDSRELSEDS